The Hymenobacter oligotrophus genome has a window encoding:
- a CDS encoding ATP-dependent DNA helicase, with translation MAHLFATGAYRPDTKHGLLHLGVLPLEPGAKVQQWLLNPERDYSAAVSTASGVANARAKEAPTWAEVAEEAQAALGAFDALLIMDRAGQPSPERLWLEQHVLAGMAKPPMCVGLDELLAFFLPNEVLDDADELLEKLVAQDKAVSEKLGYAKRNDDGAVPQLPFMLHAMRRAVRRVLESLLQPQGQPGQQWLPGYTLLDAVISLAPRRPELRAFRLLKALAQQPDCCDDTARRDKPNAPNRLPLPPPQPAWPQPEQMTLLLNNYLSRWRDKADDSAAPELGLGDVSEQQVEEAFEQLAKRMSSGKHPFQPRPQQLEYARFIARAVGRRGAFAIEAGTGTGKTFGYLVPALEYLRHAPEALVVVATSTKNLQEQMRQGELPALLREVDGRRTARYKAIRTATLKGKNCYLCVEALGRAFDDCLGRGAEWPAALAWFYLALRLRDTEGETEGIARPLSAHPQLGPALRQLLRRVTADRACRHGALPGRKACVYPAHRLRAEQANLLIVNHHKLALLPPKVVERATVCVVDEADRFPDNFRSALARSLDARELHDELLEPLLHGQPMPNRNARQTAEQADTPAKTQRRAEPFLNQLRERLRDEEEALWRQVPAADQPGPDDASRAAYEAFEEARLEELGAKVALLEQVAELMRETPAALDARQTADAAWMRYAIEAAPYRRRQAVRTALHALTEAAVPLQESLAALGGVSSQFQNKGGRPAALPFPIGETHWHDNVRVEQPGRAPLVRPFHRELVAALPPLSAPLKTSAKHLGQVRRHLAVALNINLAEDEDGAPTDPDDDVGASNYDERLCRRTERFAEIAEGQAEVLERLLEEFPCREYVPVVVREPETNGLGWQLVRQPYALWPYLGATPDPETGEPLQQASDETSEQYTKRLLAARAALRRMSGEPATPLFDQFRTVVFTSATLYVENHLGYFKQLLDMRVPFAAEQRILPIFDYDNPKAEPVLGGVPTYLPMFRASAPPQERRAWCEAQLRTLLPLLITLEGRTLVLFTSNEEMRYAADWLEPRLAEHDIELLMQNGASQWEIRRFRRVEQTVLLGVDRMWTGVDFAGPTLSQVVVWRLPFPSLGEPLISHRKRYEADETFWGQFYRPAARLKLRQGFGRLVRRQRDRGAFIILDRRVAAAFYADVLSEFELKDFQHFTSPERLLEQTTGPLLHLLQLGEDFKRRELSVERLLELSRGWYPELA, from the coding sequence GTGGCGCATTTGTTCGCCACCGGCGCCTACCGCCCCGATACCAAACACGGCCTGTTGCACCTAGGGGTACTGCCGCTTGAGCCCGGCGCCAAGGTGCAGCAGTGGCTGCTGAACCCCGAGCGCGACTACTCCGCAGCCGTAAGTACTGCCAGCGGTGTAGCCAACGCCCGCGCAAAAGAGGCCCCCACCTGGGCCGAAGTGGCCGAAGAAGCCCAAGCGGCCCTAGGTGCTTTTGACGCGTTGCTGATTATGGACCGCGCCGGGCAACCCTCGCCCGAGCGGCTGTGGCTGGAGCAGCACGTGCTGGCCGGCATGGCTAAGCCGCCTATGTGCGTCGGGCTCGATGAGCTGCTGGCGTTCTTCCTGCCCAACGAAGTACTCGACGACGCCGATGAGCTGCTCGAAAAGCTGGTAGCGCAGGACAAAGCCGTCAGCGAAAAGCTCGGCTATGCCAAGCGCAACGACGACGGCGCCGTGCCCCAGCTGCCCTTTATGCTGCATGCCATGCGCCGGGCCGTGCGCCGCGTGCTCGAGAGCTTGCTGCAGCCCCAAGGCCAACCTGGCCAGCAGTGGCTACCAGGGTACACCTTGCTCGATGCGGTAATCAGCCTGGCACCGCGCCGACCCGAGTTGCGCGCCTTTCGGTTGCTGAAGGCCCTGGCCCAGCAACCCGATTGCTGCGACGACACCGCCCGCCGCGACAAGCCCAACGCGCCCAACCGCCTGCCGCTGCCGCCTCCGCAACCTGCCTGGCCGCAGCCCGAGCAAATGACACTGTTGCTCAACAACTACTTGTCTCGTTGGCGCGACAAAGCCGACGACAGCGCCGCGCCCGAGTTGGGCCTAGGCGACGTATCGGAGCAGCAGGTAGAGGAGGCGTTCGAGCAGCTGGCCAAGCGCATGAGCAGCGGCAAACACCCCTTTCAGCCGCGCCCGCAGCAGCTGGAGTATGCCCGTTTTATAGCGCGTGCAGTGGGCCGCCGCGGTGCTTTTGCCATTGAGGCCGGCACGGGTACGGGTAAAACGTTTGGCTACCTGGTGCCCGCGTTGGAGTACTTACGCCACGCGCCCGAAGCCCTGGTGGTAGTGGCTACCTCCACCAAAAACCTGCAGGAGCAGATGCGCCAAGGCGAACTGCCAGCCCTGCTGCGCGAGGTCGATGGCCGCCGCACGGCCCGCTACAAGGCCATCCGCACCGCTACGCTCAAGGGCAAAAACTGCTACTTGTGCGTGGAAGCTTTGGGCCGTGCCTTCGACGATTGCCTGGGCCGCGGGGCCGAGTGGCCGGCTGCCTTGGCCTGGTTTTACCTGGCCCTGCGCCTGCGCGATACCGAAGGCGAAACCGAAGGCATTGCCCGCCCATTGAGCGCCCATCCGCAGCTAGGCCCGGCCTTACGGCAACTACTACGGCGCGTAACCGCCGACCGCGCTTGCCGCCACGGCGCTTTGCCCGGCCGCAAAGCCTGCGTATACCCGGCCCACCGCCTACGCGCTGAACAAGCCAACCTGCTGATCGTCAATCATCACAAATTGGCCTTGCTGCCGCCGAAAGTGGTGGAGCGGGCCACGGTGTGCGTTGTTGATGAAGCCGACCGCTTTCCGGACAACTTTCGTTCGGCGCTGGCCCGCAGCCTCGATGCCCGCGAGCTGCACGACGAGCTGCTGGAGCCGTTGCTGCACGGCCAACCCATGCCCAACCGCAACGCCCGGCAAACGGCCGAGCAAGCCGATACGCCCGCCAAAACCCAGCGCCGCGCCGAGCCCTTCCTGAACCAGCTGCGCGAGCGACTGCGCGACGAGGAAGAAGCCCTATGGCGGCAAGTACCCGCGGCCGATCAGCCCGGCCCCGACGACGCCAGCCGCGCCGCTTACGAGGCCTTCGAAGAAGCCCGCCTGGAAGAGCTAGGCGCCAAAGTAGCGCTGCTCGAACAAGTGGCCGAGCTGATGCGCGAAACCCCCGCCGCCCTCGATGCCCGCCAAACCGCCGATGCGGCTTGGATGCGCTACGCCATTGAGGCCGCGCCCTACCGCCGCCGCCAAGCCGTGCGCACCGCCTTGCACGCCCTCACCGAAGCCGCCGTGCCGCTGCAGGAGTCGTTGGCAGCCCTAGGTGGCGTCAGTAGTCAGTTCCAGAACAAGGGCGGCCGGCCGGCCGCCCTGCCATTTCCGATCGGCGAGACGCACTGGCACGACAACGTGCGCGTGGAGCAGCCCGGCCGCGCGCCGTTGGTGCGCCCCTTCCACCGGGAACTGGTGGCGGCGCTGCCTCCGCTGAGTGCCCCGCTGAAAACCTCGGCCAAGCACCTAGGGCAGGTGCGCAGGCACTTGGCGGTAGCCCTGAACATCAACCTGGCCGAAGACGAAGATGGTGCCCCAACCGACCCCGACGACGATGTAGGCGCCAGCAACTACGACGAACGCCTGTGCCGCCGCACCGAGCGTTTTGCCGAAATAGCCGAAGGACAGGCCGAAGTGCTGGAGCGTTTGCTCGAAGAGTTTCCGTGCCGCGAGTACGTGCCGGTGGTGGTGCGCGAGCCCGAAACCAACGGCCTGGGCTGGCAGCTGGTGCGGCAGCCCTATGCGCTGTGGCCTTACCTAGGCGCCACGCCCGACCCCGAAACCGGCGAGCCGCTGCAGCAAGCCTCCGACGAAACCTCCGAGCAGTACACCAAACGCCTGTTGGCCGCCCGCGCCGCCTTACGCCGCATGAGCGGCGAACCGGCCACGCCGCTGTTCGATCAGTTTCGGACGGTGGTGTTTACCTCGGCCACGCTCTACGTCGAAAACCACCTAGGCTACTTTAAGCAGTTGCTAGATATGCGTGTGCCGTTTGCGGCCGAGCAGCGCATACTACCCATTTTCGACTACGACAACCCCAAAGCCGAACCGGTGCTGGGCGGCGTGCCTACGTACCTGCCCATGTTCAGGGCCAGCGCGCCGCCGCAGGAGCGCCGCGCCTGGTGCGAGGCGCAATTGCGCACCTTGTTGCCGCTGCTGATTACCCTTGAAGGCCGCACGCTGGTGCTGTTTACCTCCAACGAGGAAATGCGCTACGCCGCCGATTGGCTTGAGCCCCGCCTGGCCGAGCACGACATCGAGCTGCTGATGCAAAACGGGGCCAGCCAGTGGGAAATTCGGCGGTTCCGGCGCGTCGAGCAAACCGTGCTCCTGGGTGTCGACCGCATGTGGACGGGCGTGGACTTTGCCGGGCCTACGTTGTCGCAGGTGGTGGTATGGCGCTTGCCGTTTCCGTCGCTGGGCGAGCCGCTTATCAGCCACCGCAAGCGCTACGAGGCCGACGAGACTTTCTGGGGGCAGTTTTACCGCCCCGCGGCTCGCCTGAAGCTGCGCCAAGGTTTTGGCCGCCTAGTGCGCCGCCAGCGCGATCGGGGCGCGTTCATTATTCTCGACCGCCGCGTGGCCGCTGCGTTTTATGCCGATGTGCTGTCGGAGTTCGAACTGAAAGACTTTCAACACTTCACCTCGCCCGAGCGGCTGCTCGAGCAAACTACCGGCCCCTTGCTGCACCTGCTCCAGTTGGGCGAAGATTTTAAGCGGCGCGAGCTGAGCGTGGAGCGCTTGCTCGAGCTTAGCCGCGGTTGGTACCCCGAGTTGGCATAG
- a CDS encoding DNA/RNA non-specific endonuclease gives MPAQASPLTETFEAGSKGSYASGQEQLPSGTWLLDDALIGTSEQDHKRGDKALRLRGKGRAQMRFDLGSGAGRVRVFNASYGRDGSVRWQLWLSTDRGRTWQPAGTEVKVEGTGITTDVAVNRPGPLRLEIRKVDGGDDRLNIDDFTVEPYRGGSAPSVATTPSSSAQPSRTPAAAPAPNRSGSTGTTRRDDPLTLGNPSGATSNPTASPNNYLMQKSQFVLSYSRDRGIPNWVMWHLSKGWMGSAPRQDDFRPDPALPRGWYQVTPRSYSGSGFDRGHNCPSADRSYDLDDNSATFLMTNMIPQAPMNNQRTWNSLEEYSRDLVKAGREVYVIMGSYGKGGTGTNGPATTLDQGRVTVPKRVWKVLVVLPEGDNDLQRVASGQARLVAIDTPNDNSVDPDWSRYRVSVDAIENATGLDLLSKLPTEVQERLEAQVDNGPIR, from the coding sequence TTGCCCGCGCAGGCCAGCCCCCTCACCGAAACCTTCGAGGCAGGCAGCAAAGGCTCGTATGCCTCGGGGCAAGAGCAGCTGCCCTCGGGTACTTGGCTGCTCGATGATGCCCTGATTGGCACCTCCGAGCAAGACCACAAACGCGGCGACAAAGCCCTTCGCCTCCGCGGAAAAGGCCGCGCTCAAATGCGTTTCGACCTAGGCAGCGGCGCAGGCCGGGTGCGCGTGTTCAATGCCAGCTACGGGCGCGATGGCTCGGTGCGCTGGCAGCTGTGGCTCAGCACCGACCGCGGCCGCACCTGGCAACCCGCCGGCACCGAGGTGAAAGTTGAAGGCACCGGCATCACGACCGACGTGGCGGTAAACCGCCCCGGCCCTTTGCGGCTCGAAATTCGGAAAGTAGACGGTGGCGACGACCGCCTGAACATCGACGACTTTACCGTGGAGCCTTACCGCGGCGGCAGCGCACCCAGCGTGGCCACCACGCCCAGCAGTTCGGCCCAACCGAGCCGGACGCCGGCTGCTGCGCCGGCCCCAAACCGCTCAGGCAGCACCGGCACCACCCGCCGCGACGACCCGCTTACCCTTGGCAACCCCAGCGGCGCCACCAGCAACCCTACGGCTTCGCCCAACAACTACCTGATGCAGAAGTCGCAGTTTGTGCTGAGCTACTCGCGCGACCGGGGCATTCCGAACTGGGTAATGTGGCACCTGAGCAAGGGCTGGATGGGCTCGGCCCCGCGCCAGGACGATTTCCGCCCCGATCCGGCCCTGCCCCGCGGCTGGTACCAGGTTACGCCCCGCTCCTACTCCGGCTCGGGCTTCGACCGAGGCCACAACTGCCCCTCCGCCGACCGCAGCTACGACCTGGACGATAACTCGGCCACCTTCCTGATGACGAACATGATTCCGCAGGCGCCCATGAACAACCAGCGCACCTGGAATAGCCTGGAAGAGTACTCGCGCGACTTGGTAAAGGCCGGCCGCGAGGTGTACGTCATCATGGGCAGCTACGGCAAGGGCGGCACCGGCACCAACGGCCCCGCCACCACCCTCGACCAAGGCCGCGTAACCGTGCCCAAGCGCGTGTGGAAGGTGCTGGTAGTATTGCCCGAAGGCGACAACGACCTGCAGCGCGTGGCCAGCGGCCAAGCTCGCCTGGTGGCTATCGACACGCCCAACGACAACTCCGTCGACCCGGATTGGAGCCGGTACCGCGTGAGCGTGGATGCCATTGAAAACGCCACCGGCCTCGACTTGCTCAGCAAGCTTCCTACCGAGGTACAGGAACGGCTCGAGGCGCAAGTCGATAACGGCCCTATTCGGTAG
- a CDS encoding alpha/beta hydrolase family protein has protein sequence MIRRLPILLAVLLLSHVAMAIKPLRKYYQTPDSVGMAYRPTRIGTPDKLHLQGWDCSPDEKLDKRTTIVLAYGDAGNMGGWVHMAKELTTQGYRVLLFDYRGFGQSDDFALDQQQLYYNEFADDLGAALAYARRQYPRNRTGVLAFSMGTIMATKVAARTKLDFLIGEGYVADPVWHVANIKQLKNKVVTLPAAAEQYKLLPPRIRCLMLLVAGTADAFTPLAHSEQVVGTATGKQVRRLVKFEGGHLEGSAKLSQQHYADAYVQLLSQFLADTGAGAKRRKA, from the coding sequence ATGATTCGCCGCTTGCCGATCCTGCTGGCCGTGCTGTTGCTCAGCCACGTTGCCATGGCCATAAAGCCACTACGCAAGTATTACCAAACCCCCGATTCGGTGGGCATGGCTTACCGGCCAACACGCATCGGCACGCCCGATAAGCTGCATCTGCAAGGCTGGGATTGTAGCCCTGATGAAAAACTAGATAAGCGTACCACCATTGTGCTGGCCTACGGCGATGCCGGCAACATGGGTGGCTGGGTGCACATGGCCAAGGAGCTGACCACGCAGGGGTACCGGGTGCTGCTGTTCGATTACCGCGGCTTCGGCCAGAGCGACGATTTTGCGCTCGATCAGCAACAGCTGTACTACAACGAGTTTGCCGACGACCTAGGGGCAGCGCTGGCCTATGCCCGCCGGCAGTACCCGCGCAACCGCACCGGCGTGTTGGCCTTTTCCATGGGCACCATTATGGCCACCAAAGTGGCGGCGCGTACCAAGCTCGATTTCCTGATCGGGGAGGGTTACGTAGCCGACCCAGTTTGGCACGTGGCCAACATCAAGCAGCTGAAAAACAAAGTGGTTACGTTGCCAGCCGCGGCCGAGCAGTACAAGCTGTTGCCGCCGCGCATCCGGTGCCTAATGCTGCTGGTGGCCGGTACTGCCGATGCGTTTACGCCGCTGGCCCATTCGGAGCAGGTAGTGGGCACGGCCACCGGCAAGCAGGTGCGCCGGCTGGTAAAATTTGAAGGCGGCCACCTCGAAGGCTCGGCCAAGCTCAGCCAGCAACACTACGCCGATGCCTACGTGCAGCTGCTAAGCCAATTTCTGGCCGACACCGGCGCTGGCGCGAAGCGACGCAAAGCCTGA
- a CDS encoding nuclease A inhibitor family protein has translation MPSIFSRIVAGELPAYKVAEDEHHLAFLDITPLVEGHTLVMPKREVDYIFDLPANELAALHQFAQRVARGVKEAVPCRRVGVAVIGLEVPHAHIHLIPMNRVSDMNFANEKIKVREERMKELAAAISAKIAEASGGEILGAKPAAAAGSQAPQSAQAAGDTDAAVEQLRALTDGLYFVSESESALTPVSYNLPAGFQLSPDNVLPLLGHSPASTNVETQELTYFLRNHTADQGVLGNVELANRFKALQMFMKQEMEDTQVYRVGSGAQIEAYVLGKTSAGKLAGFKATLIET, from the coding sequence ATGCCTTCCATTTTCTCCCGCATTGTTGCCGGCGAGCTGCCCGCCTACAAAGTAGCCGAGGACGAACACCACCTGGCTTTTCTCGACATCACGCCCTTGGTTGAAGGCCACACCTTGGTAATGCCCAAGCGCGAGGTCGATTACATCTTCGATTTGCCGGCCAACGAGCTGGCAGCCCTGCACCAGTTTGCGCAGCGTGTGGCCCGAGGCGTGAAGGAAGCCGTGCCGTGCCGCCGCGTGGGGGTGGCTGTGATTGGCCTGGAGGTGCCGCACGCCCACATCCACCTGATTCCGATGAACCGCGTTTCGGACATGAATTTCGCCAACGAGAAAATTAAGGTTCGCGAAGAGCGCATGAAGGAGCTGGCCGCGGCTATTTCGGCGAAAATTGCCGAAGCAAGCGGGGGCGAAATCCTAGGTGCTAAGCCAGCCGCCGCGGCCGGCAGCCAAGCCCCGCAAAGCGCCCAAGCCGCCGGGGATACCGATGCAGCTGTGGAGCAACTGCGCGCCCTAACCGATGGCTTGTACTTCGTGAGCGAGTCGGAATCGGCGCTGACGCCGGTGAGCTACAACCTGCCCGCTGGTTTTCAGCTAAGCCCCGATAACGTGCTGCCGCTGCTGGGCCATTCGCCGGCCAGCACCAACGTGGAAACGCAGGAACTGACGTACTTTCTGCGCAACCACACCGCCGACCAGGGCGTGCTCGGCAACGTGGAGCTGGCCAACCGCTTCAAGGCCCTGCAAATGTTTATGAAGCAGGAAATGGAGGACACGCAGGTGTACCGCGTGGGCAGTGGTGCGCAAATTGAAGCGTACGTGCTGGGCAAAACGTCGGCAGGCAAGCTAGCCGGCTTCAAGGCAACGCTCATCGAGACCTAG
- the greA gene encoding transcription elongation factor GreA, which translates to MAVNYYTPEGLQRLKDELQDLKIRGRAEAARQLAEARDKGDLSENAEYDAAKEAQGHLELKISKLEEVIGNARILDETNLDTSKVLIMSKVKLKNLKNNAVLDYVLVAEEEANLAAGKISVKSPIGKGLLGKSAGDVAEITVPAGKLHFEILEVSR; encoded by the coding sequence ATGGCTGTCAACTATTATACCCCCGAAGGCTTGCAAAGGCTGAAGGATGAACTGCAGGATCTGAAAATCCGCGGCCGGGCCGAGGCAGCCCGACAGCTGGCGGAAGCACGCGACAAAGGTGATTTGAGCGAAAACGCGGAATACGACGCGGCCAAAGAAGCCCAAGGCCACCTCGAGCTTAAGATTTCGAAGCTGGAAGAGGTTATCGGCAACGCCCGCATCCTCGACGAAACCAACCTCGACACCAGCAAGGTGCTCATCATGAGCAAAGTGAAGCTGAAAAATCTCAAGAACAACGCCGTGCTAGACTATGTGCTGGTGGCAGAGGAAGAAGCCAACCTGGCCGCTGGTAAAATCTCGGTGAAGTCGCCGATCGGCAAAGGCCTGCTGGGCAAATCAGCCGGCGACGTGGCCGAAATTACCGTGCCCGCCGGCAAGCTGCACTTCGAGATTCTGGAGGTTTCGCGCTAG
- a CDS encoding NAD(P)-dependent oxidoreductase — protein MIRCLVIDEMHASLKSLLREVGVQIDYEPDLLPAEVPAALAEKPYEGLIVRSKVRVTADLLRHGPRLRFVARAGAGVDNVDVAALEAAGLTLLNAPEGNAQAVGEFTVGLLLSLLRKVASADVEVRRSEWHREANRGYELQARTVGIVGCGHMGRSFARCLRGFGCEVLGYDHDPAVQPTDYLPLVSLAELQQRCDVLSVHIPYSASNHNFINEQLLRGFQKPVWLLNTARGEVLDHAALVQLLREGKLRGAALDVLENERLGVLKPEQQARFDYLRKASNVLLTPHVGGWTHESYHRINEVLARKIEAFLRGA, from the coding sequence GTGATACGTTGCCTGGTAATTGATGAAATGCACGCTTCGCTTAAAAGCTTGTTGCGCGAAGTAGGCGTGCAAATCGATTACGAACCCGATTTGCTGCCGGCCGAAGTGCCCGCCGCCCTGGCCGAGAAGCCGTACGAAGGGCTGATTGTGCGCTCAAAAGTGCGCGTAACGGCCGATTTGCTGCGCCACGGCCCCCGCCTGCGCTTCGTGGCCCGGGCCGGAGCCGGCGTCGATAACGTTGATGTGGCTGCTCTGGAAGCTGCCGGACTTACCCTGCTGAACGCGCCCGAAGGCAACGCGCAAGCCGTGGGCGAGTTTACGGTGGGGTTGCTGCTGAGCCTGCTGCGCAAAGTAGCCTCGGCCGACGTGGAGGTGCGCCGCAGCGAATGGCACCGCGAGGCCAACCGCGGCTACGAGCTGCAAGCCCGCACGGTAGGCATTGTTGGCTGCGGGCACATGGGGCGCAGCTTTGCGCGCTGCCTGCGCGGCTTTGGCTGCGAAGTGCTCGGCTACGACCACGACCCCGCCGTGCAGCCCACCGATTACCTGCCGCTGGTGTCGCTGGCGGAGCTGCAGCAACGCTGCGACGTGCTAAGCGTGCACATCCCGTATTCGGCCAGCAACCACAACTTCATCAACGAGCAGCTGCTGCGCGGATTTCAAAAGCCGGTGTGGCTGCTGAACACGGCCCGCGGCGAGGTGCTCGACCATGCCGCCCTGGTGCAGTTGCTGCGCGAAGGCAAGCTGCGCGGCGCCGCCCTCGATGTGCTCGAAAACGAACGCCTCGGTGTTCTGAAGCCCGAGCAACAAGCCCGTTTCGATTACCTGCGCAAAGCCAGCAATGTGTTGCTTACGCCGCACGTAGGCGGCTGGACGCACGAGTCGTACCACCGCATCAACGAGGTGCTGGCCCGCAAAATAGAAGCCTTTTTGCGCGGCGCCTAG
- the rsmA gene encoding 16S rRNA (adenine(1518)-N(6)/adenine(1519)-N(6))-dimethyltransferase RsmA codes for MERVTPKKHLGQHFLADLNISRRIAESLQLPDGVRHVLEVGPGMGVLTQFLLERTAEYETTVIEIDRESVAYLQQHFPALEGRILSADFLRQDLGKLFEEKPLAVIGNFPYNISSQIYFKVLEHRQQVRECVGMIQKEVAERIAAKPGSKTYGILSVLVQAFYDTEYLFTVGPHVFVPPPKVQSAVLRLTRNQVLQLECDEKLFFQVVKQAFSTRRKTLRNCIKPMGMPPEAMTDAIFDKRAEQLSVQDFIGLTQRVAAVRNT; via the coding sequence GTGGAACGCGTTACCCCGAAAAAGCACCTTGGCCAGCACTTTCTGGCCGATCTGAACATCTCCCGCCGCATTGCCGAATCGTTGCAGCTGCCCGACGGCGTGCGCCACGTGCTGGAAGTGGGCCCCGGCATGGGCGTGCTGACGCAGTTTTTGCTGGAGCGCACGGCCGAGTACGAAACCACGGTCATCGAAATCGACCGCGAATCGGTGGCGTACCTGCAGCAGCACTTTCCGGCGCTGGAGGGGCGCATCCTGTCGGCCGACTTTCTGCGCCAGGACTTAGGCAAGTTGTTCGAAGAAAAGCCGCTGGCCGTTATCGGCAACTTCCCTTACAACATCAGCTCCCAGATTTACTTTAAAGTGCTCGAGCACCGCCAGCAAGTGCGCGAATGCGTGGGCATGATTCAGAAGGAAGTAGCCGAGCGCATTGCCGCCAAACCCGGCTCCAAAACCTACGGCATCCTGAGCGTGCTGGTGCAGGCCTTCTACGACACCGAGTACCTGTTTACGGTGGGGCCGCACGTATTTGTGCCGCCGCCCAAGGTGCAAAGCGCCGTGCTGCGCCTCACGCGCAACCAAGTGCTGCAGCTCGAGTGCGACGAGAAACTGTTTTTTCAAGTGGTGAAGCAGGCTTTCAGCACGCGCCGCAAAACATTGCGTAACTGCATCAAACCGATGGGTATGCCGCCGGAGGCCATGACGGATGCCATCTTCGACAAACGTGCCGAGCAGCTCAGCGTGCAGGATTTTATTGGCCTGACGCAGCGCGTGGCGGCCGTGCGCAATACCTAG
- a CDS encoding leucyl aminopeptidase family protein yields MPLHLATAAALPQGPADVVLILPAGTKALPSEAPELPEAALIYANAQLAADEKLFAVNLYTHRVYVVVAADKKTADLNAEQLRRSGNQLHAKLKAARVKELHILNLTTNKQAALSLAEGLYLTAYQFEGYKTDEKSKQAPELFRVALLGVEEAQVRELENLLLGVALARDLVNMPQNKLTATMFAEQMASAGEDAGYHTEILDQARIEALRMGGLLAVNQGSPEPPTFTIMEWKPEGARNEKPYVLVGKGVVFDTGGLSLKPTPASMDMMKCDMAGAAAMTGVMYALAKNQVPLHVIALVPATDNRPGGPAYCPGDVLTMHSGLTVEVLNTDAEGRLILADALHFAKKYEPQLVIDAATLTGSAARAIGKEGIVAMGTADEDVMRELAAAGRRTHERIVEFPLWDEYAEHIKSDIADINNLGKAEAGAISAGKFLERFTEGYPWIHLDIAGPAFLTAPDSYRGKNGTGTAVRLLYSFLTSRA; encoded by the coding sequence ATGCCACTACACCTCGCCACCGCTGCTGCGCTGCCCCAAGGCCCCGCCGACGTTGTTCTGATTTTGCCCGCTGGCACCAAAGCCCTGCCAAGCGAAGCCCCCGAACTGCCCGAAGCCGCCCTTATTTACGCCAACGCGCAGCTTGCTGCCGACGAAAAGCTATTTGCGGTGAACTTATACACTCACCGAGTGTACGTGGTAGTGGCAGCCGATAAGAAAACGGCCGACCTCAACGCCGAGCAGCTGCGCCGCAGCGGCAACCAGCTACACGCCAAGCTGAAAGCGGCCCGCGTAAAGGAGCTGCACATACTCAACCTCACAACTAATAAGCAGGCCGCCCTTTCGCTGGCCGAGGGGCTGTACCTCACGGCTTATCAGTTTGAGGGCTACAAAACCGACGAAAAATCGAAGCAAGCGCCCGAGCTGTTCCGGGTAGCGTTGCTGGGCGTGGAGGAAGCGCAGGTGCGCGAGCTGGAGAATCTGCTCCTAGGTGTTGCGCTGGCCCGCGACTTGGTGAACATGCCGCAGAATAAGCTCACGGCCACCATGTTTGCCGAGCAAATGGCCAGCGCGGGCGAAGACGCTGGCTACCACACCGAAATTCTCGACCAAGCCCGCATCGAGGCCTTGCGCATGGGCGGCTTGCTGGCCGTAAACCAAGGCAGCCCTGAGCCGCCCACGTTTACCATTATGGAGTGGAAGCCCGAGGGCGCCCGCAACGAAAAACCCTACGTGCTGGTAGGCAAAGGCGTGGTGTTCGATACCGGCGGCCTCAGTCTGAAGCCCACGCCCGCTTCGATGGACATGATGAAGTGCGACATGGCCGGCGCCGCTGCCATGACGGGCGTGATGTACGCCTTGGCCAAAAACCAAGTTCCGCTGCACGTAATTGCCCTGGTACCGGCCACCGATAACCGCCCCGGCGGCCCCGCTTACTGCCCCGGCGACGTGCTCACGATGCACAGCGGCCTCACGGTGGAAGTGCTCAACACCGATGCCGAAGGCCGCCTCATCTTGGCCGATGCGCTCCACTTCGCCAAGAAGTACGAGCCCCAATTGGTCATCGACGCGGCTACGCTCACGGGTTCGGCGGCCCGCGCCATCGGCAAAGAAGGCATCGTGGCCATGGGCACCGCCGACGAAGACGTGATGCGCGAATTGGCCGCTGCTGGCCGCCGCACCCACGAGCGTATTGTGGAGTTCCCGCTGTGGGACGAGTACGCCGAGCACATCAAGAGCGACATTGCCGACATCAACAACCTAGGCAAAGCGGAAGCCGGCGCCATTTCGGCCGGTAAGTTTCTGGAGCGCTTCACCGAAGGCTACCCCTGGATTCACCTCGACATTGCCGGCCCGGCCTTCCTCACCGCACCCGACTCGTACCGCGGCAAAAACGGCACCGGCACGGCCGTGCGCTTGCTGTATTCCTTCCTAACCAGTCGCGCCTAG